Proteins from a single region of Pseudopedobacter saltans DSM 12145:
- a CDS encoding YceI family protein: protein MKKLVLPLLCVALFAACNNNPKGNKAATSEAVTDSLSTEGTVYNIDTVSSTLHWTGSKVTGSHHGTVRIQSGKVLLNGQNHLVGGDFTVDMKSIVNEDLKGNDEYKNKLENHLKSEDFFHVEKNPTATFKITEVKNQTSTSADVSGNLTIRGISKNITFPVQLVSSSNDAVTATADFNINRKDWGIVYEGMKDDLIADEINLKVSVTAKK from the coding sequence ATGAAAAAACTAGTATTACCACTTTTATGTGTTGCTCTTTTTGCAGCTTGTAACAATAATCCGAAGGGAAACAAGGCGGCCACGAGTGAAGCTGTTACGGATAGTTTATCAACAGAAGGAACTGTGTATAATATTGATACAGTTTCGTCTACTTTGCATTGGACAGGGAGTAAAGTAACCGGTTCGCACCATGGAACAGTTAGAATACAGTCAGGAAAAGTTTTGCTGAATGGTCAAAATCATTTAGTAGGTGGAGACTTTACTGTAGATATGAAATCTATTGTTAATGAAGATTTAAAAGGGAATGACGAGTATAAAAATAAATTGGAAAACCATTTGAAAAGCGAAGATTTCTTTCACGTAGAAAAGAATCCAACAGCTACTTTCAAAATTACCGAAGTTAAGAACCAGACTTCAACAAGTGCTGATGTTTCAGGAAACCTGACAATAAGAGGCATTTCGAAAAATATCACTTTTCCTGTGCAATTGGTGTCCAGCTCCAACGATGCAGTTACAGCAACAGCGGATTTTAACATTAACAGAAAAGATTGGGGTATAGTTTATGAGGGAATGAAAGATGATTTAATTGCTGATGAAATCAATCTGAAAGTATCTGTTACTGCAAAAAAATAA
- a CDS encoding TonB-dependent receptor — protein sequence MKLLYSIAFILLQPLLSYCQTIKDSINLSEVKVKAYLQDQPLISLPSSAATLKESYIKERNIRSLVPALNSISGVSMEERSPGSYRLSIRGSVLRSPFGVRNIKVYYDDFPLTDAGGNTYLNLIDQNTIRRIEILKGPDGSLFGANSGGVILLNSSSETDAVEAGTAAGSYGLFSQYINADKNHNNYSASFNQAYQRSDGYRANTETNRFFIQTQQKWRYNPNAEIRFSGFYSDMNYQTPGGLTLAQMQENPKGARANARELSVGIYNKSFFGGLAHETRFSPNFKHVISVSGITTDFKNPFFTNYETRKESYWALRTYLELKNRTPNEDFNWQWNLGWEYQHGSADIINHTNNSGVAGNVIAADRIKNETQFIFNRYSVRIGQRFKADASLSLNFGNVDFEPLPQSINSITGSKKFDPSLMPRISASYLINPNIAIRGIISRGYSFPTTAEIRANDARVNPDLEPETGWNYETGIRLNNKKQSLFLDFSTFYYRMNNAIVKRQNEDSKDYFLNAGGTKQKGIELQLQAVLLDLKAAFIKKIYWTSATTLSGFKFTNYIIGNDNYSGNILTGVPKESLTNGLNFDLKHNLSVFIQHQYNGKTSLNDAETVFADAYHLIQMRLNWKKELNKSLLNFYIGTDNLLDETYSLGNDINAFGNRYFNPAANRSFFAGANIKF from the coding sequence ATGAAACTTTTATATTCTATTGCCTTCATTTTACTTCAACCCCTATTAAGCTATTGTCAAACTATAAAAGACAGCATAAACCTTTCTGAGGTGAAAGTTAAAGCCTATTTACAGGATCAACCATTGATCAGTTTACCTTCTTCGGCTGCGACATTAAAAGAATCATACATAAAAGAAAGGAATATACGGTCATTAGTTCCTGCGCTAAACAGTATCAGCGGAGTTTCCATGGAAGAACGATCTCCGGGAAGCTATCGCCTGTCTATTCGTGGTAGTGTATTAAGATCTCCTTTCGGTGTAAGGAATATTAAAGTTTATTATGATGATTTCCCTTTAACCGATGCAGGTGGAAACACCTATTTAAACCTTATTGATCAAAATACAATAAGGCGCATCGAAATATTAAAAGGACCGGATGGTAGCCTTTTTGGAGCTAATTCCGGTGGAGTCATTCTTCTCAACAGTTCCTCAGAAACAGACGCTGTGGAAGCAGGAACTGCTGCCGGTTCGTACGGTCTGTTTTCCCAATACATAAATGCTGATAAAAATCACAATAATTATAGCGCAAGTTTTAACCAGGCCTATCAAAGGAGCGATGGCTATAGAGCAAACACAGAAACCAATAGATTCTTCATCCAAACTCAACAAAAATGGCGATACAATCCGAATGCAGAAATAAGGTTTTCTGGCTTTTATTCCGACATGAACTATCAGACACCGGGCGGACTTACCTTAGCACAAATGCAGGAAAATCCGAAAGGAGCAAGAGCTAATGCCAGAGAATTAAGTGTGGGTATTTATAATAAGAGCTTTTTCGGTGGACTTGCACATGAGACAAGATTTAGTCCCAATTTTAAACATGTAATATCTGTGTCTGGAATCACAACGGATTTTAAAAACCCATTTTTCACAAACTACGAAACAAGAAAAGAAAGTTACTGGGCTTTAAGAACTTATTTAGAATTAAAAAACAGGACACCCAATGAAGACTTTAACTGGCAATGGAATTTAGGATGGGAATATCAACACGGAAGTGCTGACATTATAAACCACACTAATAATTCTGGAGTTGCCGGTAATGTTATTGCTGCCGATAGAATTAAAAATGAAACTCAATTTATCTTTAATAGATATTCAGTAAGAATAGGACAACGTTTTAAAGCAGACGCTTCTCTAAGCTTAAATTTTGGGAATGTAGATTTCGAACCGTTACCTCAATCCATTAATTCGATAACCGGATCTAAAAAATTCGATCCAAGTCTAATGCCTCGTATTTCGGCATCCTATCTTATCAACCCTAACATAGCCATAAGAGGTATTATAAGCAGAGGTTACTCTTTCCCTACGACAGCTGAAATAAGAGCTAATGATGCCCGGGTAAACCCTGATTTGGAACCGGAAACCGGATGGAACTACGAAACCGGAATCAGATTAAACAATAAAAAACAGAGCCTCTTCTTAGATTTTAGCACATTTTATTACAGGATGAACAATGCTATTGTAAAACGACAAAATGAGGATTCAAAAGATTATTTCCTGAATGCAGGTGGCACTAAGCAAAAAGGAATAGAACTGCAGTTACAGGCTGTTTTATTAGATTTAAAGGCCGCTTTCATAAAGAAAATATATTGGACATCGGCAACTACCCTATCGGGTTTCAAATTCACCAATTATATCATTGGAAATGATAATTACTCGGGAAATATACTAACAGGTGTTCCAAAAGAAAGCCTGACAAACGGGCTAAACTTCGACCTTAAACACAATCTATCTGTATTTATACAACATCAGTACAATGGCAAAACATCTTTAAATGATGCCGAAACTGTTTTTGCGGATGCTTATCATCTTATACAAATGCGGTTAAACTGGAAAAAGGAACTGAACAAAAGTTTATTAAACTTTTATATTGGAACTGACAACCTATTGGATGAAACTTATAGTTTAGGAAACGACATAAATGCCTTTGGAAACAGATATTTCAATCCGGCTGCAAACCGTTCTTTCTTTGCTGGAGCAAATATCAAATTTTAG
- a CDS encoding aldo/keto reductase → MKYRKLGNTDLELSVIAFGAWAAGGWMWGGSDENDAIKAIKAGFDEGMTSIDTAPIYGQGHSEVIVGKAIKELDRGKVQILTKFGMRWDLIKGDFGFKSKNNSGQDIDIYKYAGKESIIKECEDSLWRLGTDYIDLYQIHWPDVTTPIHETFEAVAQLIKDGKVRYAGVCNYSLEQMQEAEKTINIASNQIPYSMLRRAIEKTIVPYVLKKNKGILAYSPLERGLLTGKIKEDHHFNEGDHRAGLPFYQKENLIKVNQFLSNIEHIAKAKNASLGQLVLKWTVEQPGITVALAGARNAEQAVQNARSADINLSLAEIDYINAEVAKLDLK, encoded by the coding sequence ATGAAATACAGGAAACTTGGAAACACGGATTTAGAATTATCAGTAATAGCTTTCGGTGCGTGGGCAGCCGGAGGATGGATGTGGGGAGGCTCTGATGAAAACGATGCTATTAAAGCAATTAAGGCAGGATTCGATGAAGGAATGACTTCTATCGATACCGCTCCAATATATGGACAGGGGCATAGCGAAGTAATTGTAGGGAAAGCCATCAAAGAGTTAGATAGAGGCAAAGTTCAGATATTAACTAAATTTGGGATGCGCTGGGATTTAATTAAGGGGGACTTTGGCTTTAAAAGTAAAAATAATTCCGGACAAGATATCGATATCTATAAATATGCTGGTAAGGAAAGTATAATTAAGGAGTGCGAGGATTCATTATGGAGACTGGGAACAGATTATATAGATCTGTATCAAATTCATTGGCCAGATGTGACTACCCCTATCCATGAAACTTTTGAAGCTGTTGCCCAATTGATCAAAGATGGTAAAGTTCGTTATGCGGGCGTATGTAATTACAGCTTAGAACAAATGCAGGAAGCTGAAAAAACTATAAATATTGCTTCAAATCAAATACCTTACAGTATGTTGAGAAGAGCAATCGAAAAAACTATAGTCCCTTATGTACTGAAGAAAAATAAAGGTATCTTGGCTTATAGTCCATTGGAGAGGGGATTGTTAACAGGCAAGATTAAAGAAGATCATCATTTTAATGAAGGTGATCACAGAGCGGGGCTTCCATTTTATCAAAAAGAAAACCTGATAAAAGTAAATCAATTTTTGAGCAATATTGAACACATTGCTAAAGCTAAAAATGCTAGCTTAGGACAATTAGTACTAAAATGGACGGTAGAACAGCCCGGTATCACTGTAGCACTTGCGGGTGCAAGAAACGCTGAACAGGCTGTTCAGAACGCTAGATCGGCTGATATTAACTTATCATTAGCGGAAATAGACTATATAAATGCAGAAGTTGCAAAACTTGATTTGAAATAA
- the pth gene encoding aminoacyl-tRNA hydrolase: protein MKYLIVGLGNIGPEYADNRHNIGFMIVDELAKQEGVKFSMSRHAYHTEFSYKGRNIHLIKPTTFMNLSGKALVHWMRELKVAQENVLVLVDDLAIPFGSIKIKPKGSSAGHNGLKNIEQLLGNSNYSRLRFGVSDNFPKGRQVDYVLSGFDRDELPYLQELIDRSIAMIKAFCTIGVELTMTNFNNWKVEK from the coding sequence ATGAAATATTTAATTGTTGGGCTTGGAAATATTGGTCCTGAATATGCCGATAACAGACATAATATAGGTTTTATGATTGTAGATGAATTGGCTAAACAGGAAGGTGTGAAGTTTTCGATGTCCAGACATGCCTATCATACCGAGTTTTCCTATAAAGGAAGGAATATACATTTAATAAAGCCGACAACATTTATGAATCTGAGCGGAAAAGCTCTGGTTCACTGGATGAGGGAGTTAAAAGTAGCTCAGGAAAATGTCCTTGTATTGGTGGATGATTTGGCAATTCCTTTTGGTTCTATAAAAATTAAGCCGAAAGGAAGTTCTGCCGGACACAATGGATTAAAAAATATCGAACAGCTTTTGGGAAATAGTAATTACTCTCGTTTAAGATTTGGAGTTAGTGACAATTTTCCTAAAGGGCGTCAGGTTGATTATGTGCTTAGTGGCTTCGATAGGGATGAGTTACCTTATTTACAGGAACTGATAGATCGGTCAATTGCTATGATTAAGGCTTTTTGTACTATTGGTGTTGAATTGACTATGACCAATTTTAATAATTGGAAAGTAGAGAAGTAG
- the tsaD gene encoding tRNA (adenosine(37)-N6)-threonylcarbamoyltransferase complex transferase subunit TsaD, with product MAIVLGIESSCDETSASVCIDGEIVSNIIANQTIHEQYGGVVPELASRVHQQNIIPAVHQAIAQAKINKKDIDAVAFTRGPGLLGSLLVGTSFAKAFALANEIPLIEVNHMQAHILAHFIPNQHEGDPARKPAFPFLCLTVSGGHTQIVLVKDYFDMEVVGETLDDAAGEAFDKTAKILNLPYPGGPLIDKYAKQGDSKKYQFPEPQIPGLNFSFSGLKTSILYFIRDHVKENPNFIEENLGDICASIQQRIVSILLNKLKKAAEIYHVKDIAIAGGVSANSGLRTSLTDLAKQKGWNVFIPKFEFCTDNAGMIAIAGYRKYLNKDFVGQDVAPLARMGM from the coding sequence GTGGCAATTGTTCTTGGCATCGAATCATCCTGCGATGAAACTTCAGCATCTGTGTGTATAGACGGTGAAATTGTATCAAATATTATTGCAAACCAAACAATTCATGAACAATACGGTGGCGTAGTGCCGGAATTAGCTTCCCGGGTACACCAGCAAAATATTATTCCTGCGGTCCATCAAGCAATTGCGCAGGCAAAAATAAATAAAAAAGACATAGATGCAGTAGCTTTTACAAGAGGTCCGGGTTTATTAGGTTCACTTTTAGTTGGAACTTCATTTGCAAAAGCTTTTGCATTAGCGAATGAGATCCCGTTAATAGAGGTAAATCATATGCAGGCGCATATTTTGGCACATTTTATACCCAATCAGCATGAGGGGGATCCAGCGAGAAAACCTGCGTTTCCATTTCTTTGTTTAACTGTTTCTGGCGGACATACACAAATAGTTTTGGTAAAAGATTATTTTGATATGGAAGTTGTTGGTGAAACTTTGGATGATGCAGCAGGAGAAGCCTTTGATAAGACTGCAAAAATTCTGAATTTGCCTTATCCGGGAGGCCCCTTAATTGATAAATATGCAAAGCAGGGAGATTCTAAGAAATACCAGTTTCCGGAGCCACAGATCCCTGGTCTGAATTTTAGCTTTAGCGGATTGAAGACATCAATTCTTTATTTTATCAGAGATCATGTGAAGGAAAATCCAAACTTTATTGAAGAGAATCTGGGCGATATTTGCGCGTCTATTCAACAAAGAATAGTTTCCATTCTGTTAAATAAGCTGAAAAAGGCTGCAGAGATTTATCACGTTAAAGATATAGCTATTGCCGGCGGTGTTTCTGCAAATAGCGGATTAAGAACATCTTTAACTGATTTAGCGAAACAAAAGGGGTGGAATGTTTTTATCCCTAAATTCGAGTTTTGTACAGATAACGCAGGGATGATAGCTATTGCGGGTTATCGCAAATACCTTAATAAAGACTTTGTAGGGCAAGATGTTGCTCCTTTAGCGAGAATGGGAATGTAA